TTATTATCTATCAAACCTCTTCATCTAGCATCTTGAGCCCTTGATCATGGCGGTGAACCTTTGGCCTTAAAAGGTAAATGGAATAAATGATAATAAAAACTATAACCTTACCAGCGAAAGAACCCATTAGCTGTTCGAACTGCCAAGCTTGTTGCTGTCGTTTAGAGGTCATGCTAATAACTGATACGGGTGTACCAGACTACTTTGTGGCGGAAGACAAATGGGGCTCTATGACCATGAAACGTTTAGATGATGGTTGGTGTGCTGCGTTAGATAGAGATACCATGATGTGTACCATCTATCAAAATAGGCCGTTAATTTGTCGCGAGTTTGAAATGGGTGAGTATGAGTGTATTTCTGAACGTGAAGCTAATCTCTAATTTTTGTTCTAGCAGGTAGGAAAATGAACGTCGATAAAGCCAAAAAATTAATAGCAAAACAAGTTAAAAAGGGCGTAAAGGGGTTTCCACAAGTGACGCTACGTTATTTTGGTAAATCAACTCAATGCGCCACTATTGCATCGATTGAGTACATTCAAGAAGAAGGGGGAGCCCCTCAGGAACAACGTTTCACTAGTAGCAAAGATGCAAGGGATGATGAGGTCATCCAGTCTGCTTTAGTAAAAATAATCCAACGTGCTGATGCTCAAACTGTGATTGAAAACCCAGAAGTAGTTGTTATCGACTAGTTGGCTCATAGCCTAGAGATGAAATCAAAAATCATCATAATAGTTGGCTTCGCCGAGCAACACTTCAGTCACCCTTCAACTTCCGCCTAACACTTAAGGCGAAGGTTCCAATTCAAACTGCTGGTTAATTTACCCAGCGCAACCTCATAAGAAGTAGCCAGCTTCCAAACATGGTCCTTTCTCAGGTTTATATCGTATTAAGTCAAAATCATTTCATCAATTACCTATCTTTCCTTAATTTAAAGGAATGGCTGATTATTTTGTTTCAATAATAAACTTGGTTTAAGGATAAAAAAGTGAAATTTATAGTATCAATCTGTGCTTCAATATTCGTGGCGGGTTGCTCCGTTTTTGGACAAAGTGATGTTGAAACTGCCCCTTATACTCTCTTAAAATCCGACGATATAAATAATATCGAAATTCGCCAATATCAATCCATGATCTTAGTTTCTACTAGTATGGCAGGCGGAAGTGACAACAGGGCGTTTAGAAAATTATTTAACTATATAGCCGGTAACAACCTGGGTAAAACAGAAATATCGATGACTGCTCCTGTTATTTTAGACAACCAAAACCAATGGACACAAGGCACTAAAATTTCCATGACGGCCCCTGTGTTTATAAATAGAGACTCAGGTAGTCCTGTGATGTCCTTTGTTATGCCTAAGAACTTCACTTTGGCCAACACACCCAAGCCGAAAGACCGAAGTGTAGAGGTGAGTGAAGTTACCGATTACAAAGTTGCCGCGATCCAATTCAGTGGCACTCTTAGTGATTCCAAAGTGCAAGAACAGACTAAAATTCTAACAAAATGGATCGCTGATAATGGCTATACTGTCATCGGAAAAGCAGTGAAGGCCGCATACAACGGGCCTTTTACCTTGCCTATGCTGCGTCGAAACGAGGTGTTGATTGAGGTTAAATGATTTTTGGGCTAATAAAAAACCATGAAGTTTACTAATAGCTAGTATTGATATTCGTTAATCCCATCTGAGTAGAGATTAAATCTACTAAATAGATGATTTTAGCATTGGATAATTGCCGATAGTCAAAGTAGGGGCAGACTATTATTTTATGTGTCGTGTCTATGGCAAACTCATGGCTAAGCCAGCGTAATGTCATGGGCATTTCTAGCGTGGCGGCAAAGGTTCTACCCATAACTATATGCATGCCATTATCAGGGAGGTGATATTGTTGATTAAATACTTCGCTATTGAAGATCAGCGCGGTATTACTGGATGATTGCAATAAGTCCATGTCTCTATAATGCTGCCAACTTGTAGCCGATGGACTGATGGGAAAGAATTCTCTGGGTAGCGCGTAAATCAACTTGGCATACACATTAAATACTTTACGCCAGCCATTTCCACAGGATTGCCCCACAGCGAAAATTTCGCCTTGTTCTAAAGGCGCAATTGACGAATGAGACGCTGCAAAGTCAAAGTCAGGTCGATTGCTAAGGTATAGGTTTAACTTGGCGTTGGGATCGCCCAACCCAATACAGGCACTTAATGATGTTTTGCTCATAACTTGTCCGAGCCTTTGGCAACATTTCCTGCATGCTTAAAATACTCTTTGCTAATCGGCCTAACTCTTTCAGATGCCATTAGTTAGGTGTCCTGCTCCAAGAACCAGTTCTTTATCAACTCACGCTCTTGCTCTGTCATCTGAGTTTTATTCAAAAAAGGCATGTCTCGGGTCACTACCACGCGCTGATAAATCAACGCAGCTTTGCCGCTAATGTCAGCCCATGAGTCGAATTTGAGACCTAGTGGAGCAACCACAAAAATGTCATCTGTTGGTGTGCTAGAGTGGCAATTTGCACAATGTAGCTGAATCAAGTTGTGCACAGTTTGTTGATCTGGTGCTAGTACTTGCGGCTCGACAACCCTAGCGCCAACGTTTTCAGCCGACGGTTTAAGACTGTCATCAATCAATGGAGTGGAAACCCAGATAGCAATTAACAACATGCCAACTGCACCACTAATTAAAATGGAAGGCCTAACTTTTCCAATATGGCGAAGATTGAAAAAGTGTCTGATCCATGCAGCTACGATACCAATTGCGATTAGTACCAACCAGTTTTGAGGGTGTTGATAAGTAACCGGATAGTGATTGCTGATCATGATGAATAGCAGGGGAAGGGTAAAATAGTTGTTATGAACTGATCTTAGCTTTGCCTGTGCCCCCCATTTAGGGTCAATAGCTAGCTTATTCTTGACAGCATCTACCATTAGCCGTTGTGAAGGCATTATCTGCAAAAACACATTGCCAGCCATAATGGTGCCAATTAAAGCACCAATGTGAATATAAGCACCACGGCCGCTAAACCAGTGACTCGCAAAATAAGAGGCAAACGTGAGCATGCTCAGCAATAAAATGCCAAATAGAACAGGGTAGTGGGCTAGATGGCTTCGGCAGGCTAATTCATATATGACTAAACCACCAAAGATCAGGCCCAGTCCAAGGCCAATAGCCGTAGAAGGAGACAGTGGATTGACCTGAGGGTCAATTAAGTATGCAGAGGCACCAAAGTAATACACCAATACCAACAAACAAAAGCCACTAATCCAAGTTGTATAGGCTTCCCATTTGAACCAATGAAGTTTGTCAGGCATAGCTTCAGGGCCATATTGATACTTTGACACTTCATAAAAGCCGCCACCATGTACCGCCCATAGATCACCTTTAATGCCTTTATCTTGCTTCCATTGTGGTGGTTGCTTAAGGTTGTTATCTAACCAAATGAAGTAAAATGATGCGCCAATCCAAGCGACTCCAGCAATGACATGAAACCATCTTAAGAATAATGAAACCCAATCCAACCATGCCATATGTTTTCCCTTTATTATTATTTTTATGTGTTAATAACTTCCGTAACCAGGCTTAACTATCCATGATTACTTTTTATAAGCCTGTTCACCTGCCACATA
Above is a window of Aliiglaciecola sp. LCG003 DNA encoding:
- a CDS encoding heme-binding protein, with protein sequence MKFIVSICASIFVAGCSVFGQSDVETAPYTLLKSDDINNIEIRQYQSMILVSTSMAGGSDNRAFRKLFNYIAGNNLGKTEISMTAPVILDNQNQWTQGTKISMTAPVFINRDSGSPVMSFVMPKNFTLANTPKPKDRSVEVSEVTDYKVAAIQFSGTLSDSKVQEQTKILTKWIADNGYTVIGKAVKAAYNGPFTLPMLRRNEVLIEVK
- a CDS encoding urate hydroxylase PuuD, producing the protein MAWLDWVSLFLRWFHVIAGVAWIGASFYFIWLDNNLKQPPQWKQDKGIKGDLWAVHGGGFYEVSKYQYGPEAMPDKLHWFKWEAYTTWISGFCLLVLVYYFGASAYLIDPQVNPLSPSTAIGLGLGLIFGGLVIYELACRSHLAHYPVLFGILLLSMLTFASYFASHWFSGRGAYIHIGALIGTIMAGNVFLQIMPSQRLMVDAVKNKLAIDPKWGAQAKLRSVHNNYFTLPLLFIMISNHYPVTYQHPQNWLVLIAIGIVAAWIRHFFNLRHIGKVRPSILISGAVGMLLIAIWVSTPLIDDSLKPSAENVGARVVEPQVLAPDQQTVHNLIQLHCANCHSSTPTDDIFVVAPLGLKFDSWADISGKAALIYQRVVVTRDMPFLNKTQMTEQERELIKNWFLEQDT
- a CDS encoding YkgJ family cysteine cluster protein, producing the protein MIIKTITLPAKEPISCSNCQACCCRLEVMLITDTGVPDYFVAEDKWGSMTMKRLDDGWCAALDRDTMMCTIYQNRPLICREFEMGEYECISEREANL